One part of the Phaseolus vulgaris cultivar G19833 unplaced genomic scaffold, P. vulgaris v2.0 scaffold_66, whole genome shotgun sequence genome encodes these proteins:
- the LOC137817448 gene encoding uncharacterized protein, producing the protein MFIHLLCAYMPKPKRIKNLLKSVAGSDKSVANYVNINATPSTTQDQTRTTSASPFGSPLPQASQSIHQQTSQPTQSQTSQVPQSQASQVPQPQTESENLESSESVPPATSESAPAQPTSESERVQPRKSRQSNHYWFVDAIDGEGVSQKLKVKVRDAHNLPTGLRVVVNYDDNFQPIGEASGLLAGVCGQLAANHVLFPISFEKWSTLPDTYKDTVWESVLKSRFCFKVNEDLAKRDVMFKIGKLWREYRCKLWNEFYDPLMSRSDLIKNVPAGLNMEQWAVFVDYRLRPSTVNMCNRNRDIRKRQIIPHTGGAMSLSRRRNNLKIETGKNIGRAEMWKITHKRKNGIYVNEEALEIGEKIDELILTNPKGGSNISPEDPIGVIFGKEHPGRVRGLSYGACPSLAFKGSTTRLSGMNHASSSSTSSNVEDKITQMENELATVKNQMNTLLAYIASRKDVPEHFAAIAANLVHASTNEASDYGSGAPSPNQVIGSSAGSKTD; encoded by the exons ATGTTCATTCATCTACTATGTGCAT ATATGCCTAAACCTAAAAGGATCAAGAACTTGCTTAAGTCAGTTGCTGGTTCAGACAAATCTGTGGCCAACTATGTAAACATTAATGCTACGCCTTCTACTACACAGGACCAGACAAGAACTACTTCTGCAAGTCCATTTGGATCTCCACTACCACAAGCTTCTCAATCTATTCATCAACAAACCTCACAACCTACACAATCACAAACTTCACAAGTTCCACAATCACAAGCTTCACAAGTTCCACAACCACAGACTGAATCTGAAAATCTTGAATCATCTGAATCTGTACCTCCAGCAACTTCTGAATCTGCACCTGCACAACCAACTTCTGAGTCTGAAAGAGTGCAACCAAGAAAATCAAGGCAATCAAACCACTATTGGTTTGTTGATGCTATAG ATGGCGAAGGAGTTAGTCAAAAACTAAAGGTGAAGGTTAGGGATGCTCATAACTTACCTACCGGATTACGTGTGGTGGTGAACTATGATGACAATTTTCAACCAATTGGAGAAGCATCTGGTTTACTTGCTGGAGTTTGTGGACAACTAGCAGCAAATCATGTATTGTTCCctattagttttgaaaagtgGTCAACTTTGCCAGATACTTACAAGGATACAGTGTGGGAGAGTGTACTAAAG TCTCGATTTTGTTTCAAAGTAAATGAAGATTTGGCTAAAAGAGATGTTATGTTTAAAATTGGGAAACTGTGGAGGGAATACAGATGCAAGCTTTGGAATGAATTTTATGACCCTCTTATGAGCAGAAGTGACCTCATCAAGAATGTTCCAGCTGGATTAAACATGGAACAATGGGCTGTTTTTGTTGATTATCGTTTGAGGCCTTCTACAGTG AACATGTGTAATAGAAATAGAGATATAAGGAAGAGACAAATTATTCCTCACACTGGTGGTGCTATGTCTTtgtcaagaagaagaaataatttg AAAATTGAGACTGGTAAAAATATTGGACGAGCTGAAATGTGGAAGATCACACATAAGAGGAAAAATGGCATATATGTGAATGAAGAGGCGCTGGAAATTGGG GAAAAAATTGATGAACTAATATTGACAAATCCAAAAGGTGGTTCAAATATATCTCCAGAAGATCCAATTGGTGTCATATTTGGTAAGGAGCATCCGGGTCGAGTTAGAGGGCTATCATATGGAGCTTGTCCCAGCCTTGCTTTCAAAGGATCCACAACAAGGCTAAGTGGTATGAACCATGCTTCCTCTAGTTCAACTTCATCAAATGTGGAGGACAAGATAACTCAAATGGAAAATGAGCTTGCAACTGTGAAAAATCAAATGAACACTTTGCTTGCTTATATTGCTTCAAGAAAAGACGTTCCAGAACATTTTGCTGCAATAGCAGCTAATTTGGTTCATGCATCCACCAATgag gcatcagattatggaagtggtgctccatcacctaatcaagtaataggatcaagtgccggaagcaaaactgattag
- the LOC137817447 gene encoding uncharacterized protein, whose protein sequence is MPIDKSWICKPRNTIEYANGLNVFLDIAFQHANGPVIKCPCAKCGFKKWQTRDVVQEHLTCTAFPQNYKTWYLHGEGSSVIESMVATSAHVTEDLLESQNPMEDMLNDAFGFAGHDEDTEADDLQTNMVGDEGKTNFDELMRDNNEPLYEGCTKYSKLSFMLKLYHIKCMSRMSDKAMTMILELLKDAFEHAKFPNSFYEAKTVITKLGLNYVKIPACPKDCMLYWGEDNEGLEECKRCKTSKWKNKDKKQYAKILRYFPLKPRLQRLFMSSKTIESMTWHASKDNQDGLMRHPRDSEAWKSFDLLHPEFANDPRNVRLGLAADGFNPYGNMSTNHSIWPVVLIPYNRPPWQCMKQTSFILSMIIPGKQMVGNDIDVYLEPLISELKDLWFDGVQTFDYSKKEMFTLRAALLWTISDFPGLGNLSGWNTHTGLACPTCNFETDSSWLYRGKFCFMGHRRFLNKEHRFRFNNHLFDGTNELRDAPKPLLGSDIWNQIEGMNVTFGKPLDPIDTSKRARGKNVVQVGAEQWRKRSIFFELPYWRTNLLRHCLDVMHIEKNVCDNVLYTLLNDPKKSKDNLKARKVLKEMGIRKELWPNDKGRFRPSVFSLSKTKKKTFLRTLKKAKMPDGYSSNIARCVDLKGGKIFGLKSHDCHILMEQLLPIAIRNVLPNNVTAVIVEMCSFFRQLCGKSISQFDLNKLESRMIQTLCHLEMLFPPSFFTIMVHLTCHLAGEAKLEGPVHYRWMYPIERYLGHLKSYVRNKAQPEGSIAEGYLAEEVLTFCSQYMEGMKTRTNRPSRVDDFFNTNISELNTLFPPIGRVVSAASTFEMSTIERTQAHRYVLFNCPQVQPYIEEFRQHLRRRSRGRRIPNTELEKIINKDFMNWFPQRVGTICFYKFKMSISKIY, encoded by the exons ATGCCAATTGATAAATCGTGGATTTGTAAACCACGAAACACCATTGAGTATGCAAATGGGTTGAATGTGTTTTTGGATATTGCATTTCAACATGCTAATGGTCCTGTAATTAAGTGTCCATGTGCAAAATGTGGTTTCAAAAAGTGGCAAACAAGGGATGTAGTTCAAGAACACTTAACATGTACAGCTTTCCCTCAGAACTACAAAACTTGGTATTTGCATGGTGAAGGATCAAGTGTAATTGAGTCAATGGTCGCCACAAGTGCGCATGTCACTGAAGATTTATTGGAATCTCAAAATCCGATGGAAGACATGTTGAATGATGCATTCGGGTTTGCGGGGCATGATGAGGATACTGAAGCTGATGATCTGCAAACTAATATGGTGGGTGATGAAGGAAAGACAAACTTTGATGAATTGATGAGGGACAATAATGAACCCTTATATGAAGGTTGTACAAAGTATTCAAAATTATCATTCATGTTGAAGTTGTACCATATCAAATGCATGAGTAGAATGAGTGACAAAGCAATGACCATGATTCTAGAGTTGCTAAAGGACGCATTTGAACATGCTAAGTTTCCTAACTCGTTCTATGAGGCGAAAACTGTGATTACCAAACTTGGACTTAACTATGTCAAAATACCAGCTTGCCCAAAAGACTGTATGCTATATTGGGGTGAAGACAATGAAGGCTTAGAAGAATGTAAACGATGCAAAACATCTAAGTggaaaaataaagataagaagCAATACGCAAAAATCTTGCGTTACTTTCCATTAAAACCGCGTTTGCAAAGATTGTTTATGAGTTCTAAGACGATTGAGTCTATGACATGGCATGCATCAAAGGATAATCAAGATGGGTTGATGAGGCATCCTAGAGATTCCGAGGCTTGGAAATCATTTGATTTATTGCATCCAGAATTTGCAAATGATCCTCGAAATGTACGATTAGGCTTAGCTGCTGATGGCTTCAATCCTTATGGAAACATGAGTACAAACCATAGTATATGGCCAGTGGTTCTCATCCCATACAATCGCCCCCCTTGGCAGTGTATGAAGCAAACATCTTTTATCCTCTCCATGATAATTCCTGGAAAACAAATGGTAGGAAATGACATTGATGTTTACTTAGAACCACTCATAAGCGAATTGAAGGATTTATGGTTTGATGGAGTGCAAACATTTGACTATTCAAAAAAAGAAATGTTTACTTTGCGAGCAGCTTTGTTGTGGACAATTAGTGACTTCCCTGGGCTAGGTAATTTGTCTGGATGGAACACGCACACTGGTCTTGCTTGCCCTACCTGTAACTTTGAAACCGACTCTTCTTGGTTGTACAGGGGCAAATTCTGCTTTATGGGACATCGtagatttttaaataaagaGCACAGATTCAGATTCAATAATCATCTTTTTGATGGAACAAATGAACTAAGGGATGCACCAAAACCTTTGTTAGGGTCAGACATATGGAATCAAATTGAGGGTATGAATGTTACATTTGGAAAACCATTAGACCCTATAGATACAAGTAAGAGGGCTCGTGGAAAGAATGTTGTTCAAGTTGGAGCAGAGCAATGGAGAAAGAGAAGTATATTTTTTGAACTTCCTTATTGGCGGACCAACTTGTTACGCCATTGTCTAGATGTGATGCATATTGAGAAAAATGTTTGTGACAATGTTTTGTACACATTACTTAATGATCCTAAGAAGTCCAAAGATAATCTCAAAGCCCGAAAGGTTCTTAAAGAAATGGGTATAAGGAAAGAGCTTTGGCCAAATGATAAAGGAAGATTTCGGCCAAGTGTATTTTCATTgtcaaaaacaaagaaaaaaacgtTTTTGCGGACGTTGAAAAAGGCTAAAATGCCAGATGGATACTCAAGTAATATTGCAAGGTGTGTAGATTTGAAAGGTGGAAAGATTTTTGGACTCAAGAGTCATGATTGTCATATTCTTATGGAACAATTACTACCTATTGCCATACGTAATGTTCTACCAAACAATGTGACTGCCGTGATAGTAGAAATGTGTTCATTTTTTCGACAATTATGTGGGAAAAGTATAAGTCAATTTGATCTTAATAAACTTGAGTCTCGCATGATTCAAACTCTTTGCCACTTGGAAATGTTATTTCCTCCTTCCTTCTTTACAATCATGGTTCATTTAACATGTCATCTAGCTGGTGAGGCAAAACTTGAAGGACCGGTACATTACCGTTGGATGTATCCCATAGAAAG GTATTTGGGACACTTAAAATCGTATGTTCGAAACAAGGCACAACCTGAAGGTTCTATTGCTGAAGGATACCTAGCTGAAGAGGTTTTGACCTTTTGTTCTCAATATATGGAAGGGATGAAAACAAGAACTAATAGACCTTCACGTGTAGATGACTTTTTCAAcacaaatatttcagaattgaATACCCTATTTCCACCAATTGGTAGAGTTGTAAGTGCTGCTTCAACTTTTGAGATGTCAACTATTGAGAGAACACAAGCACATCGATATGTGTTATTTAATTGCCCTCAAGTTCAACCTTACATTGA GGAATTTAGACAACATTTACGAAGAAGGTCTAGAGGGAGAAGAATTCCAAATACAGAGCTAGAAAAGATTATCAATAAGGATTTCATGAATTGGTTTCCTCAAAGGGTAGGTACAATATGTTTTTACAAGTTTAAAATGTCAATTTCAAAGATATACTGA